A window of Psychroflexus sp. ALD_RP9 contains these coding sequences:
- a CDS encoding DUF368 domain-containing protein — MQQQRTFIDQFYLFIKGLAMGAANKVPGVSGGVVAFVAGFYEEFIYSLQKFNFKSLLLLFNGRFKSLYQYLNLRFLGVLILGMVFSYFSVSKVLDYFLEHFEIKVWALFFGMIIGSIYYISKDFKFESNAQKLTMLLGILSGIGISLLEPATQNDNLWFVFLCGIISVSGMTLPGLSGSFILILLGNYVLLLVDSVNALYDTISELIRLDYSFLENNNRIRLLKVLGVFTAGSLFGLVSLSHALGYMLKHFKNHTFSFIIGFIAGSLGVVWPWKNKVFKLNEANEIIKDQNGNFIIETYQRYLPDFTSLITWVEIGFIFIGILIVLALIWFPKRNKN; from the coding sequence ATGCAACAACAACGAACATTTATAGACCAATTTTACCTGTTTATAAAAGGTTTAGCGATGGGAGCAGCCAATAAAGTCCCTGGTGTTTCTGGTGGTGTTGTTGCTTTTGTTGCAGGTTTTTATGAAGAGTTTATTTATTCTCTACAAAAATTTAATTTTAAATCACTCCTACTTCTTTTTAACGGCCGATTTAAAAGTTTATATCAATACCTAAATTTACGCTTTTTAGGTGTTTTAATCTTAGGTATGGTCTTTAGTTATTTCAGTGTTTCTAAAGTATTAGATTACTTTTTAGAACATTTTGAAATAAAAGTATGGGCTTTGTTTTTCGGCATGATTATCGGGTCTATCTATTATATTTCTAAAGATTTTAAATTTGAGTCTAATGCCCAAAAACTCACAATGTTATTGGGCATCTTAAGTGGTATAGGTATCAGCTTGCTTGAACCAGCGACACAAAACGATAATTTATGGTTTGTGTTTTTATGTGGTATTATAAGTGTATCTGGTATGACATTGCCTGGACTTTCAGGCTCATTTATACTTATTTTATTAGGTAATTATGTATTATTACTAGTCGACTCCGTCAATGCTTTATATGATACGATAAGTGAATTAATTAGACTCGATTATAGCTTTTTAGAAAATAATAACCGTATAAGACTATTAAAAGTATTAGGCGTTTTTACGGCAGGTTCACTATTTGGTCTCGTAAGTTTATCTCATGCGCTTGGATACATGTTAAAACATTTTAAAAATCATACTTTTTCTTTTATCATTGGATTTATAGCTGGTAGTTTAGGCGTTGTTTGGCCTTGGAAAAACAAGGTGTTTAAATTAAATGAGGCCAATGAAATTATAAAAGATCAAAACGGAAACTTTATTATTGAAACTTACCAGCGATATTTACCTGATTTCACTAGTTTAATAACTTGGGTAGAAATTGGCTTCATATTCATTGGTATTTTAATTGTATTAGCTTTAATTTGGTTTCCTAAACGTAATAAAAATTAA
- a CDS encoding shikimate dehydrogenase family protein, with amino-acid sequence MDVYGLVGKDIDYSFSKSYFSKKFQKEGIKASYKNFDLTDLTQLSDILKSNPDLKGFNVTIPYKTAIIPFLDDLDSQAKSINAVNTVKIENKRLKGYNTDIYGFTKSMFPLIENHHEKALVLGTGGASKAIKKSLNSIGFETQLVSRTKSPNIITYKDLDQDIIQSHQVIVNCTPLGTHPKIDDHPPIPYQFLTDKHLLYDLVYNPPITTFLALGKEHGAKFYNGQKMLELQAEKAWEIWNS; translated from the coding sequence ATGGATGTATACGGACTTGTGGGTAAAGACATAGATTATTCGTTTTCGAAATCATATTTCTCTAAAAAATTTCAAAAAGAAGGCATCAAAGCAAGCTATAAAAATTTTGATTTAACCGATTTAACACAATTAAGTGACATCTTAAAAAGCAATCCAGATTTAAAAGGATTTAACGTTACTATTCCTTATAAAACAGCAATTATTCCGTTTTTAGACGACCTTGATAGCCAAGCCAAATCGATAAATGCTGTTAATACGGTTAAAATTGAAAACAAAAGATTAAAAGGCTATAATACAGATATTTACGGCTTTACCAAATCGATGTTTCCGCTCATAGAAAATCATCACGAAAAGGCTTTAGTCTTAGGTACTGGTGGCGCATCAAAAGCCATTAAAAAATCACTAAATTCTATTGGCTTTGAAACACAATTGGTTTCTCGAACCAAATCACCAAATATTATTACATATAAAGACCTTGACCAAGATATTATTCAATCACACCAAGTTATCGTAAATTGTACGCCACTTGGTACGCATCCAAAAATTGATGATCATCCGCCAATTCCATATCAATTTTTAACCGACAAACACCTTTTGTACGATTTAGTTTACAATCCACCAATCACAACATTTTTAGCCTTAGGAAAAGAACATGGTGCTAAATTTTATAACGGTCAAAAAATGCTAGAACTTCAAGCTGAAAAAGCATGGGAAATCTGGAATTCGTAA
- a CDS encoding DUF349 domain-containing protein: MSDQNKPTQENNEKSIENSSNQAEKQPDVSSQNKNDQENHSPEESLENAMVEESTQDSNQSTSVEDASEKEESSIDATQDDSDEKSEAEDQTSSKEDEHQKSIDEANAEENEDDDNVKRHDILMKEYEAMSIDELVLELKKLLKEEKVQNIRDHVNQIKTEFDKQFNAIVEEKKEDFIAEGGNIIDFHYSSPVKKEFYETYFNYREKRDNYYSQLKKNLNQNLSVRLGIIEELKNMIGSGESMSASFQQFKELQERWQNAGPVPKADYSTLWNNYHHHVERFYDFLHLDREFRDMDFKHNLDQKLKLITRAEELVEDSDVNRAFRELQLLHKMWKEELGPVAKEYRDDIWEKFSEATKKIHDKRNEYFEKLDEEREDNLKVKLDVIEQIQKIADKDIKSHNDAQQKIKNIEKLRDIFFKAGKVPRKDNEKTWDQFKSATRSFNKKKNNFYKNLKKEQFENLEKKRELIKIAHEHKDSNDFDASTPLMKKIQNEWKQIGHVPRKDSDKIWKEFKDACNHYFNRFHEHKREDNKEEFEAFNQKKDLVAELKQVNLTGSDEEKINQVKAFIEKWNELGNVPNHKRYIEGKFYKALDQLFKDIDISRKDAELIKYENKLQDLDETTDTRKIKREETFLRKRIDETVSEKNQLENNLQFFSSDNKDNPVVNDVKNKIKKLEEDLDMWKTKLDKIRRL, from the coding sequence ATGTCTGACCAGAACAAACCTACTCAGGAAAACAACGAAAAGTCAATCGAAAACTCATCAAACCAAGCTGAAAAACAGCCTGATGTGTCTTCTCAAAATAAAAATGATCAAGAAAATCACTCACCTGAAGAATCTCTTGAAAACGCAATGGTTGAAGAATCTACACAAGACTCCAACCAATCAACTTCAGTAGAAGATGCTTCAGAAAAAGAAGAATCGTCAATTGATGCGACTCAGGACGATTCTGATGAAAAATCTGAAGCTGAAGACCAAACATCTTCCAAAGAAGACGAACATCAAAAAAGTATTGATGAAGCTAATGCAGAAGAAAATGAAGATGATGACAATGTTAAGCGACATGACATTTTAATGAAAGAATATGAAGCCATGTCTATTGACGAATTGGTTTTGGAACTGAAAAAATTACTGAAAGAAGAGAAAGTTCAAAATATTCGTGATCACGTAAATCAAATAAAAACTGAATTCGATAAGCAGTTTAACGCCATCGTAGAAGAAAAGAAAGAAGATTTTATTGCTGAAGGTGGCAATATTATAGATTTTCACTATTCTTCACCAGTTAAAAAAGAATTTTACGAAACTTACTTCAACTACCGAGAAAAACGCGATAATTATTACTCACAACTCAAGAAAAACTTAAACCAAAACCTCAGCGTTCGTCTAGGTATTATTGAAGAATTAAAAAATATGATCGGTTCTGGAGAAAGTATGTCTGCAAGCTTTCAGCAATTTAAAGAATTGCAAGAACGCTGGCAAAATGCTGGTCCTGTGCCAAAAGCTGATTATTCTACCTTGTGGAATAACTACCACCATCATGTAGAACGCTTTTACGATTTCTTACATTTAGACCGTGAGTTTAGAGATATGGACTTCAAACATAATCTCGATCAAAAATTAAAACTTATTACACGTGCTGAAGAATTAGTTGAGGATAGCGATGTTAATCGTGCCTTTAGAGAGTTGCAATTATTACACAAAATGTGGAAAGAAGAGCTTGGTCCCGTTGCAAAAGAATACCGCGACGATATATGGGAAAAGTTTAGTGAAGCCACCAAAAAAATTCACGACAAACGCAACGAATATTTTGAAAAGTTAGATGAAGAGCGAGAAGACAACTTAAAAGTTAAGCTTGATGTTATCGAACAAATTCAAAAAATAGCAGATAAAGACATCAAATCTCACAATGATGCCCAACAAAAAATAAAAAATATAGAGAAATTACGTGACATCTTTTTCAAAGCTGGTAAAGTACCGCGTAAAGACAATGAAAAAACTTGGGATCAATTCAAATCAGCTACCAGAAGTTTTAATAAAAAGAAAAACAACTTCTACAAAAACTTGAAAAAAGAGCAATTTGAAAATCTTGAGAAAAAGCGAGAACTCATCAAAATTGCACATGAACATAAAGACAGCAATGATTTTGATGCTTCGACCCCTTTGATGAAGAAAATTCAAAATGAATGGAAACAAATTGGTCACGTTCCTAGAAAAGATAGCGACAAAATTTGGAAAGAGTTTAAAGATGCTTGCAACCACTACTTTAACCGTTTTCATGAACATAAACGCGAAGACAATAAAGAAGAGTTTGAAGCATTTAATCAGAAAAAAGACCTTGTTGCAGAGTTGAAACAAGTTAATTTAACAGGCAGCGATGAAGAAAAAATAAATCAAGTTAAGGCATTTATTGAAAAATGGAACGAACTTGGGAATGTACCAAACCATAAGCGTTATATTGAAGGTAAGTTTTATAAAGCGCTTGACCAGTTGTTTAAAGACATCGATATATCACGCAAAGATGCTGAACTTATTAAGTATGAAAACAAACTTCAAGACCTTGATGAGACAACCGATACGCGTAAAATTAAGCGTGAAGAAACCTTCTTAAGAAAACGTATTGATGAAACAGTATCTGAAAAAAATCAATTAGAAAACAATTTACAATTCTTTTCATCAGATAATAAAGACAATCCAGTCGTTAATGATGTTAAGAATAAAATTAAAAAATTAGAAGAAGATTTAGATATGTGGAAAACTAAACTGGACAAAATAAGAAGGTTATAG
- a CDS encoding class I SAM-dependent methyltransferase, translating into MTNSSIKKSFTRPCKLCSGRAFYFTETHNRLYYKCASCTLIFLDPNHYVSPKKEQTRYETHNNDVTDIRYQKFVLPITAAVESRFASTSIGLDYGCGTGPVATYVLQNKGFKNIKLYDPYFEPHEEYLTSNTYDFIICCEVMEHFYEPFKEFKRLSRLLTSGGVLYCKTKLFSDKQNAKDFEKWHYKNDETHVCFYNEKNLAFIAQEFGLKLDKKDNQLISFIA; encoded by the coding sequence ATGACAAATTCTTCAATTAAAAAAAGCTTTACCAGGCCTTGTAAATTATGTTCTGGTAGAGCTTTTTATTTTACTGAAACTCATAATCGATTGTATTATAAATGTGCAAGCTGTACATTGATTTTTTTAGATCCTAATCACTACGTAAGTCCAAAAAAAGAACAGACTCGGTACGAAACCCATAACAATGATGTTACCGATATTCGTTATCAAAAATTTGTATTGCCAATTACTGCTGCTGTAGAATCGAGATTTGCCTCAACTTCAATTGGCTTAGATTATGGATGTGGTACAGGTCCTGTAGCAACTTACGTGCTTCAAAATAAAGGTTTTAAAAACATCAAACTTTACGATCCTTATTTTGAACCACATGAAGAATATCTAACCTCAAATACTTACGATTTTATCATTTGTTGTGAAGTGATGGAACACTTCTACGAACCCTTTAAAGAGTTTAAACGCCTAAGCCGTTTACTAACATCAGGCGGTGTTTTATATTGTAAAACCAAATTGTTTAGTGATAAGCAAAACGCTAAAGACTTTGAAAAGTGGCACTACAAAAATGATGAAACACATGTTTGCTTTTACAATGAAAAAAATCTAGCATTCATTGCGCAAGAATTCGGTTTAAAGCTTGACAAAAAAGACAATCAATTAATTAGTTTTATAGCTTAA
- a CDS encoding tetratricopeptide repeat protein produces MKLDPFQHDDFNFPIDKFEMMLKTNHVLFFDLAEFENIVVHYMDTGKLVLAKKALKMGLDQHPLATNLRLLKAEVLVLEDKLTEAVELLDELKLLEPTNDEVLLLIASVLSKKDEHEAAINILNQALKFTDEAADVYSMLGMEYLFIENFEKAKQAYMSCVKIDKTDYTALYNVIYCFDFLNQREQAVKFLEEVINENPYSEIAWHQLGKLYFENNQLEKALEAFEYAIISDEYFVGAYLEKAKVLERLNRHKEAIDTYSITLQLDDPTAFAYLRIGKCYYALGQKQKALKYFKQAVHEDPLMDKIWLALSDFYIKEKSFKQALYYINKAINIDEENVLYWKHYAIINQELGNSADSAYGLKKSLNLGNFEIEVWLLQINSFIQEQNYQEALIACQQASDFFPVNAEISFRFSGIYYQLGQTSKAIDYLVKTIQLEPTCVEVNRQLFPEMLLDQHVVNVLEKHHIKL; encoded by the coding sequence ATGAAATTAGATCCATTTCAACATGATGATTTCAACTTCCCAATAGACAAATTTGAAATGATGCTTAAAACCAATCATGTTTTATTTTTTGATTTGGCTGAATTTGAAAATATTGTGGTACATTACATGGACACAGGTAAATTAGTCCTCGCTAAAAAAGCCCTAAAAATGGGTCTTGATCAGCATCCACTAGCTACTAATTTACGACTTTTAAAAGCTGAAGTTTTAGTACTAGAAGATAAGTTAACTGAAGCTGTAGAACTTTTAGATGAATTAAAACTATTAGAGCCAACTAATGATGAAGTTTTATTACTCATTGCTAGTGTTTTATCTAAAAAAGACGAGCATGAAGCTGCTATAAATATTTTAAATCAAGCTCTAAAATTTACCGATGAAGCCGCTGATGTTTACAGCATGTTAGGTATGGAATACTTATTTATCGAAAACTTTGAAAAAGCTAAGCAAGCCTATATGTCTTGCGTTAAAATCGATAAAACAGATTATACCGCTTTATACAATGTAATTTATTGTTTCGATTTCTTAAATCAACGTGAACAAGCCGTCAAATTTTTAGAAGAAGTTATTAACGAAAACCCTTATTCTGAAATTGCTTGGCATCAATTAGGTAAGCTTTACTTCGAGAATAATCAGCTTGAAAAAGCATTAGAAGCTTTTGAATATGCCATTATTTCAGATGAATATTTTGTTGGTGCTTATTTAGAAAAGGCAAAAGTTTTAGAACGCTTAAACCGACATAAAGAAGCTATTGATACGTATTCAATAACTTTACAGCTTGATGACCCAACTGCATTTGCTTATTTACGCATTGGTAAATGTTATTACGCACTCGGTCAAAAGCAAAAAGCACTAAAGTATTTTAAACAAGCGGTTCATGAAGACCCATTAATGGATAAAATCTGGCTGGCTTTATCAGATTTCTACATTAAAGAAAAATCCTTTAAACAAGCTTTATATTACATTAATAAAGCTATTAATATTGATGAGGAAAATGTCTTGTACTGGAAACACTATGCTATTATAAATCAAGAGTTAGGCAACTCTGCAGATAGTGCTTACGGCCTAAAAAAGAGTCTTAATCTAGGTAATTTTGAAATTGAAGTTTGGTTATTACAAATAAATTCGTTTATCCAAGAACAAAATTATCAAGAAGCTTTAATCGCCTGCCAACAAGCGAGTGATTTTTTCCCTGTCAATGCTGAAATTTCTTTTAGGTTTTCAGGTATTTATTATCAGCTAGGTCAAACTTCTAAGGCTATTGATTATTTAGTTAAAACCATTCAATTAGAGCCGACTTGTGTAGAAGTTAATCGCCAATTATTTCCTGAAATGTTATTAGATCAACATGTAGTAAATGTTTTAGAAAAACATCATATTAAGCTATAA
- a CDS encoding aspartate aminotransferase family protein yields the protein MKSDFYKYQAQTTPHPLGLEISKAKGSYIYTTDGKAHLDFVAGVSANGLGHSHPKVVEAIKKQVDQYMHVMVYGEYVQKPAVEYTKLLAECLPKPLKKTYLVNSGTEAIDASMKLARRFTGRSQIIAAKFCYHGNSFGALSLMDYEERIKPFRPLIPDITHIEFNNTNCFNCITTSTAAVIVETIQGGAGFIEPKDNYLKLLKQRCEAVGALLILDEIQPGFGRTGKLFGFEHYKVIPDILVIGKAMASGMPIGAFVASETLMNTLSDKPKMSHITTFGGHPVIAAAAKATLKTLLNSNLIAQTLEKEQLFRKLLQHELIEEVRGKGLMLAIICKNPELANHLVLEAQNRQLILFWLLYEKRAVRISPPLTISTDEIKKGCGIIIDVLNSYKPS from the coding sequence TTGAAATCAGACTTTTACAAATACCAAGCACAAACAACGCCACATCCTCTAGGTTTAGAAATTTCAAAAGCCAAAGGCTCTTATATTTACACCACCGATGGTAAAGCACACTTAGACTTTGTCGCTGGTGTGTCAGCCAATGGTTTGGGGCATTCACACCCAAAAGTTGTCGAGGCTATTAAAAAACAAGTCGACCAATATATGCATGTGATGGTTTATGGGGAATATGTACAAAAACCAGCTGTTGAGTACACCAAATTATTAGCTGAATGTTTACCTAAACCTCTAAAAAAAACCTACTTAGTTAACAGTGGTACCGAAGCTATAGATGCCTCGATGAAGTTGGCAAGGCGTTTTACAGGTCGTTCTCAAATTATAGCTGCTAAGTTTTGTTACCACGGCAATTCTTTTGGTGCATTAAGTTTAATGGATTATGAAGAGCGTATTAAACCTTTTAGACCTTTAATACCAGATATTACTCATATTGAATTTAACAATACCAATTGTTTTAATTGTATTACCACTAGTACAGCAGCTGTTATTGTTGAAACCATTCAAGGTGGTGCCGGTTTTATTGAGCCTAAAGACAACTATTTAAAATTATTAAAACAGCGTTGTGAGGCGGTTGGAGCATTACTAATTTTAGATGAAATACAGCCAGGTTTTGGCAGAACTGGAAAACTTTTTGGCTTTGAGCATTACAAAGTTATTCCTGATATTTTAGTGATCGGAAAAGCAATGGCCTCAGGAATGCCAATAGGAGCATTTGTAGCTTCAGAAACTTTAATGAACACTTTAAGCGATAAGCCTAAAATGAGTCATATTACCACCTTTGGCGGGCATCCTGTTATTGCAGCAGCAGCTAAAGCAACTTTAAAAACGCTTTTAAATTCTAATTTAATTGCTCAAACCTTAGAAAAAGAGCAGCTTTTTAGAAAGTTACTTCAACACGAGCTCATAGAAGAGGTGAGAGGTAAAGGCCTCATGTTAGCTATAATTTGTAAAAACCCAGAACTTGCCAATCATTTGGTATTAGAAGCACAAAATCGGCAGCTCATCTTGTTTTGGCTGCTTTATGAAAAACGTGCAGTACGTATTTCACCTCCATTAACAATTTCAACCGATGAGATTAAAAAAGGCTGTGGCATTATTATTGATGTACTAAATAGCTATAAACCTAGCTAA
- a CDS encoding OstA-like protein: MKHLVFCFFILITLVSFSQNRGIYYESDRTSKDQQKYPEALLFSKVNQQVYFKHEGIEVWCDQAVFYQEDNFFRAFGHVKMNQGDTIKMFSKYAEYDGNSKFAFASDDVKLTTPTNTLTTDSLFFDRQKQNAFYRSGGQVKDSVSTITSIYGNYDMPAKKYSFKKQVEVSHPDYNIKSQQIVFYPETGHAFLYGSSTIISESGTVFCKKGYYDTKTDQGYFVKDANVKYENRDLYGDSIYFNRKRNYASATQNIRVIDTANASTLYGNYAEVFKDKDSIIVTKNPYIASLQQQDSLFIASDTLTITGKSKFRKVNAFYDVRLFKQNLNGKSDSLHLDEVTGITKMIGNPVLWSENNQITGDTIQLINDTLTNKLDSLKVYNNSFMIQKDTIEGFNQVKGKFLYGLFEDNELTEVNVVKNTETIYYIREENGDLFGINKALASTIKLIFENQKIVDIYYYNRPDDKTYPESEMPPNARKLKGFNWRGEEQLRSKKDLFTNRKTYKLNPVIGQLKEDDAPFSKQPKKSELQLNLNDKSILRTDRPNKKED; the protein is encoded by the coding sequence TTGAAACATCTTGTATTTTGTTTTTTTATTTTAATAACTTTAGTAAGTTTTTCACAAAACCGAGGTATTTACTACGAGAGCGACCGTACAAGCAAAGATCAACAAAAATATCCTGAAGCTTTACTATTTAGCAAAGTTAATCAACAAGTCTATTTTAAGCATGAAGGCATAGAAGTTTGGTGTGATCAAGCTGTTTTTTATCAGGAAGATAATTTTTTTAGAGCTTTTGGTCACGTAAAAATGAATCAAGGTGATACGATAAAAATGTTTTCTAAATATGCCGAGTACGATGGTAACTCTAAATTTGCATTTGCGAGTGATGATGTTAAGTTAACAACACCAACAAATACCTTAACAACCGATTCACTTTTTTTTGACCGCCAAAAACAAAATGCATTTTATAGAAGTGGTGGACAAGTAAAAGATTCAGTTAGTACCATTACTAGTATTTATGGTAATTATGACATGCCAGCTAAAAAATATAGTTTTAAAAAACAAGTAGAAGTCTCGCATCCAGATTACAATATCAAATCTCAGCAAATCGTCTTTTACCCAGAAACTGGTCATGCTTTTTTATATGGGTCATCAACTATTATTAGTGAATCTGGAACCGTGTTTTGTAAAAAAGGTTACTACGATACCAAAACCGATCAAGGCTACTTTGTGAAAGATGCTAATGTTAAATACGAAAATCGTGATTTATATGGCGATAGCATATACTTCAATCGTAAGCGAAATTATGCTTCTGCAACTCAGAATATTCGAGTTATAGATACAGCAAACGCATCAACCTTATATGGTAATTATGCTGAAGTCTTTAAAGATAAAGATTCAATTATTGTGACTAAAAATCCATATATCGCTAGTCTTCAGCAACAAGACTCATTATTTATTGCCAGCGATACTTTAACAATTACTGGAAAATCTAAATTTAGAAAAGTTAATGCCTTTTATGATGTTCGCTTATTTAAACAAAATTTAAATGGTAAATCAGATTCTCTTCATTTAGACGAAGTTACTGGCATTACAAAAATGATCGGAAATCCCGTGTTATGGTCTGAAAATAATCAAATTACAGGTGATACAATTCAGCTTATTAATGATACGCTCACTAACAAGCTTGATTCATTAAAGGTATACAACAATAGTTTTATGATTCAAAAAGATACTATTGAAGGCTTTAATCAAGTTAAAGGTAAATTTTTATATGGTTTGTTTGAAGACAACGAATTAACTGAAGTAAACGTTGTTAAAAATACAGAGACCATTTATTACATCAGAGAAGAAAACGGCGACTTATTTGGAATCAATAAGGCTTTAGCTTCAACCATTAAACTCATATTTGAAAATCAAAAAATAGTTGATATCTATTATTACAATCGGCCTGACGATAAAACTTATCCAGAATCTGAAATGCCACCCAATGCACGAAAACTTAAGGGCTTTAATTGGCGTGGAGAAGAACAATTACGTTCAAAAAAAGATTTATTTACCAACCGAAAAACTTATAAATTGAATCCAGTAATTGGGCAGCTAAAAGAAGATGATGCACCGTTTTCTAAACAACCAAAAAAATCTGAGCTTCAATTGAATTTGAATGACAAATCTATTTTAAGAACTGATCGACCTAATAAAAAAGAAGATTAA